A stretch of the Solanum dulcamara chromosome 6, daSolDulc1.2, whole genome shotgun sequence genome encodes the following:
- the LOC129892752 gene encoding uncharacterized protein LOC129892752 translates to MAEYEACIIGIKIVVDKDIQELLVIGDSDLLIHQVQGEWAMNNSKTVREKKAIRRMANNFFPSGEKLYRRTPDLGLLRYVDAIEATKLLEQIHAGVCGTHMNGLILAKKILRVSYFWMTMEHDYSWGMDVIGPIEPAASNGHRFILVAIDYFTKWVEAASNSTAYRPQMNGAVEAANKNIKKIMRKMIDNHRGWHEMLPYALLGYRTTIRTSIGATPYLLVYGTEAIIPAEVEIPSLRIMQEAELSNADWVRNRIEHLALIDEKRMAIVYHGQLYQQRMFHAFNKRVRPRTFEVGQLVLKCIFPYQNEYKGKFAPNWQGPYMVRKVLSGGALILSEMDGQEWSKPINSDAVKRYYV, encoded by the exons ATGGCAGAGTATGAAGCATGCATCATAGGTATAAAGATAGTTGTCGATAAGGATATTCAAGAGTTGCTAGTAATCGGAGATTCGGATTTACTAATTCATCAGGTTCAAGGGGAATGGGCCATGAATAATTCGAAGACCGTACGTGAG AAGAAAGCAATACGTCGAATGGCTAacaatttctttccaagtggagAAAAACTTTATAGGAGAACGCCAGATTTGGGACTTCTCAGATATGTCGATGCCATTGAAGCTACGAAGCTTCTCGAACAGATTCATGCGGGAGTTTGTGGAACTCACATGAATGGACTTATATTGGCAAAGAAAATCCTTCGAGTCAGCTATTTTTGGATGACTATGGAGCATGATTATT CTTGGGGCATGGATGTCATAGGTCCAATAGAGCCAGCCGCCTCTAATGGACATAGGTTCATTTTAGTCGCTATTGATTATTTCACCAAGTGGGTGGAAGCAGCCTC AAATTCAACTGCGTATCGTCCTCAAATGAATGGAGCCGTAGAAGCTGCCAACAAGAACATCAAAAAGATCATGAGGAAAATGATTGATAACCACAGAGGGTGGCATGAGATGTTGCCATATGCTTTGTTAGGTTACCGAACGACTATCAGAACATCAATTGGGGCAACCCCATACTTGCTAGTTTATGGGACGGAAGCCATAATTCCTGCCGAAGTGGAAATACCTTCGTTGAGAATCATGCAAGAAGCTGAGTTGAGTAATGCTGATTGGGTTCGCAATCGAATTGAACATTTGGCtttgattgatgaaaagagaatggCTATCGTTTACCATGGTCAACTGTACCAACAAAGAATGTTTCATGCTTTTAACAAACGAGTGAGACCAAGAACGTTTGAAGTTGGCCAATTGGTTCTTAAATGCATTTTTCCATATCAAAATGAATATAAGGGAAAGTTCGCGCCAAATTGGCAAGGACCATACATGGTGCGCAAAGTGTTGTCTGGAGGTGCCTTAATATTATCCGAGATGGATGGACAAGAATGGTCGAAACCAATCAACTCAGATGCCGTCAAAAGATACTATGTTTGA
- the LOC129892753 gene encoding uncharacterized protein LOC129892753, whose translation MTGNNDNTGLTDIVVTDPVVAEQNKLIAQLVQQIAEMRVEIQKIESCQNWLSPPTRRFQAREGLHSISLLQIQEREWRAKEETSKWNMKEEIMKSIKEFHYTPDVAGLNYEDLCIHPNLDLPERFKVPKFDTFGGTGNPLAYLRAYCDQLVGVGKNEALLMQLFSRSLSGEALEWFSAQEIKQWSNWNALARDFIEIEQKSTKSYREYAYRWRKEAARVRPPMIEKEIMEVFVRMQEPEYYERLMLLVGAKFAEIVNVGETIEDGLKTGKVARVASSIGSSGLVKKKREDVSTISYTPEGRGFANSKPRKPTPFNTYSRGPQNSHQVYYTQSNYQTPPSNYQTPYPNDQVQFNSYQTPPSNYPAPHYQNTPPNYRTPQPNYETQLYPRFQTPAPSRQNRLSYRHMPPPPQNNYNLSQPNFKNRLAKNFNPLVESRTQLFERLRDAGIIHPIVPKLADTSSRFFRADKTFAYHSNSVGHDIETCINLKHKIQDLINREVITLQTVAPNVNSNPLPNHGGVNINMIEMEEDWCVIKAIVPTYTNSLEMAVASLSIKEKSNFMILTPQSVVALVPKEVPNQKKFVIETVATQGMTHSGRCYTPEELAQIWNKKDQQKRPISEAEAEEFWRKMQPKKYSIVKYLEKVLAQILVWALLMRSQQHRHALMKALDDTYVPVGTDGDNLAAMVSRVVQGHHISFSNEELPFEGKVRQNQVNVRAFDGGQRNTLGAVNLDIQVGPVDFIIECQVMDITASYNLLLGRPWIHMAGAVPSTLHQMIKFVKNDREVVIYGEGRHSNSCASIIDDIARGIDFYTVELVNAIDNDSAPQPLMPSVYKMIATVMLQSKDDEIDVTGRSIIQVLSRPIPHLYLSFPVRDHVNDGDLREGIWNLFEEVDIILEEETGTSGIRDAKLEEQLSNWTSALLLAPHSSCKNNLKPANIMSCHKLNEQNKVEGDEFKDYDEEAVIPEHLTEELKQFEEQCKPNQEKTEAVNLGNDECIKETRISVHLAKAQRMELINLLREYIDIFAWSYDDVSGFSKDIISHKLSISSDCSPVKQKTRKFKPTLSLRIKKEVTKQIQSKVVEVMQYLTWLANIISVPKKDGKIRICVDYRDLNKASPKDNFPLPNIHILIDNCAKHEMQSFVDSYAGYHQILIDEEDEEKTVFITPWGMYHYRVMPFGLKNAGATYMRAMTTIFHDMIHKEIKVYVDDVIIKSRKSADYSMHLKRLLKKDALTEWTKECQTAFDAIKSYLSNPPVLVPPREGVLLLLYLSVSDNAFGYVLGQHDETGKKE comes from the exons GAACGGGAGTGGAGGGCGAAAGAAGAGACATCCAAATGGAATATGAAAGAGGAGATCATGAAATCTATAAAGGAGTTTCATTACACTCCGGATGTTGCAGGACTAAATTATGAAGATTTGTGTATCCATCCGAATTTGGACCTTCCCGAAAGGTTCAAAgtgccaaaatttgatactTTTGGAGGAACTGGAAATCCTTTGGCTTATCTGAGAGCATACTGTGATCAACTAGTAGGAGTTGGGAAGAACGAAGCTTTGTTAATGCAGCTCTTTAGCCGAAGTTTAAGTGGAGAGGCCTTAGAATGGTTCAGCGCTCAAGAAATAAAACAATGGTCTAATTGGAATGCTTTGGCCAGAGATTTTATCGAG ATCGAACAGAAATCCACTAAAAGTTATCGCGAGTATGCATACAGGTGGAGGAAAGAGGCAGCCAGAGTTCGACCTCCCATGATAGAGAAAGAGATCATGGAAGTATTTGTACGCATGCAAGAGCCCGAATACTATGAAAGATTAATGTTGCTTGTTGGAGCAAAATTTGCTGAGATAGTCAACGTAGGTGAGACTATCGAGGATGGACTCAAGACCGGAAAGGTAGCTCGTGTAGCCTCCTCAATTGGGTCATCAGGGTTGgttaaaaagaagagagaggatGTATCTACCATCTCCTACACACCTGAAGGGAGGGGGTTCGCCAACAGCAAGCCAAGAAAACCCACACCTTTCAATACCTATTCACGAGGTCCACAAAATTCACATCAAGTTTACTACACTCAATCGAATTACCAAACCCCACCTTCCAATTACCAAACCCCATACCCAAATGACCAAGTCCAGTTTAACAGTTATCAAACTCCACCTTCTAATTACCCAGCTCCACATTACCAAAACACCCCGCCAAACTACCGAACTCCACAACCAAATTACGAGACCCAATTGTACCCAAGATTCCAAACTCCCGCACCTTCTCGCCAAAATCGTCTGAGTTATCGCCATATGCCACCACCCCCACAAAATAACTACAACCTTTCCCAACCCAATTTTAAAAATAGGCTCGCCAAGAATTTCAATCCTCTGGTGGAAAGTCGGACTCAGCTGTTTGAAAGATTGAGAGACGCGGGCATTATTCACCCCATTGTACCTAAACTGGCTGATACAAGCTCTAGATTCTTCAGAGCTGACAAAACATTTGCGTATCATTCCAATAGTGTTGGGCATGATATTGAAACTTGCATTAATTTGAAGCACAAGATTCAGGATTTGATTAATCGTGAGGTCATCACTCTCCAAACTGTCGCCCCTAATGTCAATAGTAATCCTTTGCCAAATCATGGAGGGGTTAATATTAACATGATTGAGATGGAAGAAGATTGGTGTGTAATAAAGGCCATAGTCCCAACCTATACTAACAGCCTTGAAATGGCTGTGGCTTCACTAAGCATAAAAGAGAAATcgaattttatgattttgacaCCTCAAAGTGTTGTTGCTTTGGTGCCGAAAGAAGTTCCTAACCAAAAGAAGTTCGTGATCGAGACTGTGGCAACTCAGGGAATGACGCATTCTGGTAGGTGTTACACCCCAGAAGAATTGGCTCAAATATGGAATAAGAAAGATCAACAAAAAAGACCGATCAGTGAAGCTGAGGCTGAAGAGTTTTGGCGGAAAATGCAGCCAAAAAAGTATTCTATAGTAAAGTATCTGGAGAAAGTACTTGCCCAAATCTTAGTGTGGGCATTGTTGATGAGATCACAACAGCACAGACATGCTTTGATGAAAGCTTTGGATGACACTTATGtacccgtaggtacagatggaGATAATCTGGCTGCTATGGTGAGTCGAGTTGTTCAAGGACACCACATCAGTTTTAGCAATGAAGAGTTACCATTTGAAG GGAAAGTCCGACAAAACCAAGTTAATGTAAGGGCTTTCGATGGGGGTCAAAGAAATACGTTAGGTGCTGTGAATTTGGATATTCAAGTAGGGCCTGTTGATTTCATTATAGAGTGCCAGGTGATGGACATCACCGCCAGCTACAACCTACTGTTAGGAAGACCGTGGATCCATATGGCTGGAGCCGTTCCCTCTACTCTCCACCAGATGATAAAGTTCGTGAAGAATGACCGTGAGGTGGTTATTTACGGTGAGGGGAGGCATTCAAACAGTTGCGCATCAATTATTGATGATATTGCCAGAGGTATTGATTTCTATACAGTTGAGCTGGTGAATGCCATTGATAACGATTCTGCTCCACAACCTCTTATGCCTTCTGTTTATAAAATGATAGCCACTGTCATGCTCCAAAGCA AGGATGACGAGATAGATGTGACAGGCAGGAGTATTATTCAGGTGTTGTCCAGGCCAATACCTCATTTGTATCTGTCATTTCCCGTGCGGGATCATGTAAACGATGGCGATCTTAGGGAAGGAATTTGGAATCTTTTTGAGGAAGTTGACATAATCTTGGAGGAAGAAACGGGGACGTCGGGCATCCGTGATGCAAAGCTAGAGGAGCAATTATCTAATTGGACGTCCGCACTGCTCTTAGCCCCTCACTCGTCTTG taaaaataacttaaaacctGCTAATATCATGTCATGTCACAAGCTAAATGAACAAAATAAGGTAGAGGGTGATGAGTTCAAGGATTATGATGAAGAAGCTGTGATACCTGAACACCTCACCGAGGAGTTGAAACAATTTGAGGAGCAATGCAAACCAAATCAAGAGAAAACTGAGGCTGTGAATCTGGGAAACGATGAGTGTATCAAGGAAACCAGAATTAGTGTCCATTTAGCAAAGGCTCAGAGGATGGAACTTATCAATCTGCTTAGAGAGTACATAGATATATTTGCTTGGTCTTATGATGACGTGTCAGGTTTCAGCAAAGACATCATTTCTCATAAATTGTCGATCAGCTCGGATTGCAGTCCGGTGAAACAAAAGACTCGAAAATTCAAGCCAACTTTGAGCTTGAGGATCAAGAAGGAGGTTACTAAGCAGATTCAATCCAAAGTTGTGGAAGTGATGCAGTATCTGACTTGGTTAGCAAATATCATTTCGGTGCCAAAAAAGGATGGAAAGATTAGAATCTGTGTTGATTATAGAGATCTGAATAAGGCTAGCCCTAAAGATAACTTCCCGTTGCCGAATATCCATATTCTCATTGATAATTGTGCCAAGCACGAGATGCAATCGTTCGTGGATAGCTATGCGGGTTATCACCAGATTCTAatagatgaagaagatgaagaaaagaCAGTTTTTATCACACCATGGGGCATGTATCATTATCGGGTAATGCCATTTGGTCTCAAGAATGCTGGGGCCACTTACATGAGAGCCATGACAACcatttttcatgatatgattcacAAGGAAATTAAAGTGTACGTggatgatgtcattatcaaatCCCGCAAGAGTGCAGATTATTCAATGCATTTGAAGAG GCTATTGAAAAAAGATGCTTTGACAGAATGGACGAAAGAATGTCAGACAGCTTTTGATGCTATCAAAAGTTACTTATCTAATCCACCGGTGCTAGTTCCTCCGAGGGAAGGAGTTCTATTATTGCTATATCTGTCTGTCTCAGATAATGCATTTGGATACGTGCTAGGTCAACATGATGAGACTGGAAAAAAGGAATGA